One window of the Micromonas commoda chromosome 9, complete sequence genome contains the following:
- a CDS encoding sulfate permease family (sulfate) — translation MSTAPSLAGARGVAAPRREPPRARIASTGAIGRRPKRGGIARASLSAPPGNRRGSERSRGAGREIAAASGRDSGRGDGSGETHVGVGGVACIAARSSRSRKVRARIVRPPRAVGEPSSNTKPVQQQDDTSLPFMPPALGDAAQAIGIGATVAFGGLVFAISFATLVFSGPDAPEGAIAAGTGFIMFSGLAGACVVAARSTLPAIAEVQDGPSAIFAIMAAAIYATEGIDESEKLPTVEAAIALTSVGTGVVMSVLGAAKLGNIVRLLPSPVSGGFLAGTGWVLTAGAIKVLTGTAFEPANVLDAAHSPQLFTVVLPGAALGAAIAVGNRLIGKFWVVPSFLLGGCLAYFGALEFALGMSPDDALRAGLLLGPFDLAGAGYVPFVFDADALAKVRWDVVGDQFPRMLTTFGLSTLGLLLITSAVEVSTSREGDANKELKAVGVANVLGGLGGGLISYHSLSATQIAHSMGSRSRLPGLVCAAAYGAALVVGPAPLAYVPTFLVGGLLLFIGLTFLYEWIVEGYDNLPRSEYAVVVLIVVTVASQGYLAGVVAGILGAAVVFVSDYSRVPIVRARLQVGGRGGIRSSAARTRAEVEVIVRLGGGVYGAKLQGYLFFATAYRLLEEIRARHERCKADGAPLTYVVLDFLNVVGVDGSAISVFEKLRRFCAREKITLVLSDVDRAELRRVVAITLFGEDRPTFAFVDRVDASEQSKQIFRVPRLENLYDEVDGQYAGEVLATCETGGVVQARDLDAALRFVENSMIARKEELSDWGRRSLGSPGASTDDPETNPDEKDASGRFGVRASSFDDALFDTDADEGSGTSWTSFQGMVNAVCGGDPSLETTFRDAWRPVKFRAGDVVCERGEIADRIFWVEDATLRVDMARGKMSELVNTMDESLDDIDRVGFGGSGDDDDDAGAGGGETFGERVFSAGRGSSKVLYRFGDTGGNGDDGVVIETLDDPSTPATGSPGGKDRDGGGKDRRMGPNRVKDVAVKTGAAAGAGGLLASAAATAVNMSTAAKAATAAAAAASAAGAAMTGVDPGTVVAAAGAAAEATQLAGSVAQTSAAAAPTVASSAANVAAAASTAINAAAAAAGGAGIGGAIGGLSSAVLRSSDKDDDDDGGGGRAGSGSVDEGSSGSVDLEDDALNAAGEEAPTSRGFGMSVTRDFIGAVGFYRRGGVGQVRFGRIVVESGGTGYVLDEETMERLERESPALAMRLHKVMAGTLANQVVSRNKLITQYVR, via the coding sequence atgtcgacggcgccgagcctcgcgggtgcgcggggcgtcgcggcgcctcgtcgtgagcctccccgcgcgaggatcgcatccaccggcgcgatcggTCGTCGGCCGAAGAGGGgaggcatcgcgcgcgcgtctcttTCGGCACCTCCGGGGAACCGACGAGGCTCGGAGAGGTCGCGCGGAGCGGGGAGagagatcgccgccgcctccggccgcgactccgggcgcggcgatggatcCGGCGAGAcgcacgtcggcgtcggcggcgtcgcgtgtatcgcggcgcggtcgtcgcggtcgcgcaAGGTGAGGGCTCGCATCGttcgcccgccccgcgcggtcggAGAACCCTCGTCGAATACGAAACCCGTCCAGCAGCAGGACGACACCTCGCTGCCGTTCatgccccccgcgctcggcgacgccgcgcaggcgattggcatcggcgcgaccgtcgcTTTCGGCGGCCTGGTCTTCGCCATCTCCTTCGCCACGCTCGTCTTCTCCGGGCCGGACGCCCCCgagggcgccatcgccgccggcaccggCTTCATCATGTTCAGCGGactcgcgggcgcgtgcgtcgtcgcggcaaGATCCACCCTCCCAGCCATCGCCGAGGTCCAAGACGGCCCGTCCGCCATCTTCGCCATcatggccgccgccatctACGCCACGGAAGGCATCGACGAGTCCGAGAAGCTCCCCACGGTCGaggccgccatcgcgctcacGTCCGTGggcaccggcgtcgtcatgtccgtcctcggcgccgccaagcTGGGAAACATCGTGCGACTGCTGCCGTCGCCCGTGTCCGGAGGGTTCCTCGCCGGCACCGGCTGGGTCCtcaccgcgggggcgatcAAGGTGCTGACCGGCACCGCGTTCGAACCCGCGAACGTGCTCGATGCGGCGCACTCCCCGCAGTTGTTCACGGTGGTgctcccgggcgcggcgctcggcgcggccatcgccgtcggcaACCGACTCATCGGGAAATTCTGGGTGGTGCCCAGCTTCCTCCTGGGCGGATGCCTCGCGTACTTCGGGGCGCTCGAGTTCGCGCTCGGGATGTccccggacgacgccctACGTGCGGGGTTGCTGCTGGGTCCGTTCGatctcgcgggcgccgggtaCGTGCCGTTCGTGTttgacgccgacgcgttggcgaAGGTTCGGTGGGACGTGGTCGGGGATCAGTTCCCGCGGATGCTGACGACGTTCGGGCTGTCCACGCTCGGTCTGCTGCTGATAacctcggcggtggaggtGAGCACGTCTCGGGAAGGGGACGCCaacaaggagctcaaggcggtgGGCGTCGCCAACGTGTTGGGGGGACTGGGCGGCGGGCTCATCTCGTATCACTCGTTATCCGCGACGCAGATTGCGCACAGCATGGGCTCCCGATCGAGGCTACCCGGCCTcgtgtgcgccgccgcgtacggagccgcgctcgtcgtcggccccgcgccgttggcgtACGTCCCCACGTTCTTAGTCGGCGGGCTGCTGCTGTTCATCGGTTTAACCTTTCTGTACGAGTGGATCGTGGAGGGTTACGATAACCTGCCCAGGAGCGAATACGCGGTGGTGGTTCTCATCGTGGtgaccgtcgcgtcgcaggGGTACCTGGCGGGCGTTGTCGCCGGCatcttgggcgccgcggtcgtgtTCGTCAGCGACTACTCGAGGGTGCCGATCGTGCGGGCCAGGCTGCAGgtgggcggccgcggcggcatccggAGCTCGGcagcgaggacgcgcgccgaggtggaggtCATCGTGCgactgggcggcggcgtctacGGCGCCAAGCTCCAGGGGTACCTGTTCTTCGCCACGGCGTACCGGTTGCTCGAGGAGATTCGGGCGCGGCACGAGCGGTGTaaggcggacggcgcgccgctgACGTACGTCGTCCTCGATTTTCTCAACGTggtcggcgtggacggctcGGCGATTTCCGTCTTTGAGAAGCTACGCCGGTTTTGCGCGAGGGAGAAGATCACGCTCGTGCTCTCCGACGTGGACCGGGCGGAGCTTCGCAGGGTCGTGGCGATCACGCTGTTCGGCGAGGACCGACCCAcgttcgcgttcgtcgatcgcgtcgacgcgtcggagcAGAGCAAGCAGATCTTCCGGGTGCCGCGGCTGGAGAATTTgtacgacgaggtggacgggcagtacgccggcgaggtgctggcgacgtgcgagacgggcggcgtcgtgcaggCGAGAGacctggacgccgcgctgcggtTCGTAGAGAACTCCATGATCGCGCGGAAGGAGGAGCTGAGCGACTGGGGCCGTAGGTCCCTAGGCAGCCCCGGAGCTTCGACGGATGACCCGGAGACAAACCCGGATGAAAAAGACGCATCCGGTCGCTTTGGGgtccgcgcgagctcgttcgacgacgcgctcttcgacacggacgccgacgaaggGTCGGGcacgtcgtggacgtcgttCCAGGGGATGGTCAACGCCGTCTGCGGCGGGGATCCCTCGCTGGAGACGACGTTCAGGGACGCGTGGAGGCCAGTAAAGTTtcgcgccggagacgtcgtGTGCGAACGCGGGGAAATCGCCGATAGGATATTTTGGGTGGAGGACGCCACCCTGCGGGTCGACATGGCGCGCGGGAAGATGAGCGAGCTGGTCAACACGATGGACGAGTCActcgacgacatcgaccgcgtcgggttcgggggttcgggggacgacgacgacgacgcgggcgcggggggcggagAGACGTTCGGCGAGCGGGTGTTTTCCGCCGGCCGGGGCTCATCAAAGGTCCTGTACCGGTTCGGGGATaccggcgggaacggcgacgacggcgtggtcATCGAGACGCTCGACGACCCTtccaccccggcgacgggctccCCGGGGGGCAAGGACCGGGACGGAGGCGGCAAGGACCGGAGGATGGGTCCCAATCGGGTgaaggacgtcgccgtgaagactggcgccgccgcgggagccggcgggttactcgcgtcggcggcggcgacagcggTGAACATGTcgaccgccgccaaggctgcgacggcggcggcggcggcggcgtccgccgcgggcgccgccatgACCGGAGTCGACCCcggcaccgtcgtcgccgccgccggcgcggctgCGGAGGCGACCCAGCTCGCCGGGTCCGTGGCGCAgacatccgccgccgccgccccaaccgtcgcgtcctccgccgccaacgtcgccgcggccgcttCCACCGCcatcaacgcggcggcggcggcggctggcggcgccgggatcggcggcgccatcggcggGCTCTCCTCTGCGGTTCTCAGGTCCTCggacaaggacgacgacgacgacggcggcggcggcagagcCGGGTCGGGCTCGGTCGACGAGGGgtcctcgggctcggtcgacctcgaggacgacgccctcaacgccgcgggcgaggaggcgcccaCGAGCCGCGGGTTTGGCATGTCCGTGACGAGGGATTtcatcggcgcggtgggTTTCTACCGCAGGGGCGGGGTCGGGCAGGTGAGGTTCGGTCGGATCGTGGTGGAGAGTGGCGGGACCGGGTACGTGCTGGACGAGGAGACGATGGAACGATTGGAGCGGGAGAGCCCCGCGCTGGCGATGCGTCTGCACAAGGTGATGGCCGGGACGCTGGCGAACCAGGTCGTCTCTCGCAACAAACTCATCACCCAGTACGTACGCTAA
- a CDS encoding predicted protein, whose amino-acid sequence METARGGEASSSGAANVAGGGGMKRSPTWLEVSNLKLDAGIKRRDDYETAIEWDYLTSPSLECGLTHLDLEHLREVAVRRGCGDDEIRRFAWPLVLGIGLEPGERGDPDEYVDRAAFAEAARALLDGGGKGNSTDGGGENSDDSAMSPPGRQPNDAATIEADVQRSLWAFTEGWSESRRRTLRDSLRRVIAGSVHAHHRANPGCVNYLQGFHSIAGVMLVLLKDEALAAAAMERLALYHLRDSTRSSPVNLLDAMELVSPLLRRADPALHDAVFRKHNVPTHFSIEWLMTWHIHSDLDVSNRPEGVPTYDSGGPVGGARRNAARLARAARLIDAFLLSHPLFSLYVGVAEMCRIKDQLMAVEHDWEMFQRLKKLRIATDEARELELERAVVMEGMEGMDGGAVGETTPGSESEKKKKKKAWWRRRPKMKKKGVAGPSVGESGGESDASLKNRAGAIEQANPVSSPLGAQSKPPKSPPPPPLPPRHVRTVSVESNVSRGSDLTGGYTTDEDRDGVRTPDLGFSPHAFDRPSSVAETIGEAEGPDAMHDGDWVELARLDDLLRSAQELFDAHPPTCLYEDVGLIPPSGSACTMYPYPWWFHGFHLEDVAPAAMNALDEKEKKRDKDAKRDGQWRGGRVRVDRSWRDELAHERRGDMARSPLPADIARGPPPITDDSLAIQSATSAAAPRHRRVYAGDRRWDKAPPGLPERIRNFIAEGSSTRVAAAVVFLAIVCDLYSTLYVSDTCGTSLAAAAPINGGVCVARAYETMRTYVFFARCYHWTAWFLDLFTDPIFGQLYAFVLRVAAARVAWASELVPVPGGARRVVQALTSGLGPRTGPVAL is encoded by the coding sequence atggagacggcgcgggggggcgaggcgtcgtcgtccggcgccgccaacgttgccggcggcggcggcatgaaGCGCAGTCCGACCTGGCTCGAGGTATCCAACCtcaagctcgacgccggcatCAAGCGAAGGGACGACTACGAGACCGCAATCGAGTGGGACTATCTCACGTCACCGTCGCTGGAGTGCGGACTGACGCACCTCGACCTGGAGCATCTGCGGGAGGTGGCGGTGCGCCGGGgatgcggcgacgacgagatccgACGGTTCGCGTGGCCTCTGGTGCTGGGGATCGGGCTGGAGCCCGGTGAGCGGGGGGATCCGGACGAGTacgtcgatcgcgcggcgttcgcggaggcggcgcgcgcgctcctggaCGGGGGCGGCAAAGGCAACTcgacggacggcgggggTGAGAATTCGGACGACAGCGCCATGAGCCCGCCCGGGCGGCAGCccaacgacgccgccacgatcgaggcggacgtGCAGCGATCTCTTTGGGCGTTCACCGAGGGATGGAGCGAGTCCCGCAGGCGCACCCTGCGAGATTCCCTGCGCCGAGTCATCGCCGGCTCGGTCCACGCGCATCATCGCGCCAACCCCGGCTGCGTCAATTACCTGCAGGGCTTTCACTccatcgccggcgtcatGCTCGTGTTGCTCAAAGACGAGGCCctggccgcggccgcgatggAGAGGCTCGCGCTGTACCACCTTCGGGACAGCACCAGGTCCTCGCCGGTCAACCTCCTGGACGCCATGGAGCTTGTCTCGCCTTTGCTGCGCAGAGCCGACCCGGCGCTGCACGACGCCGTATTTCGCAAGCACAACGTCCCGACGCACTTCAGCATCGAGTGGCTGATGACGTGGCACATCCACAGCGATCTGGACGTGTCCAACCGACCCGAAGGCGTCCCTACGTACGACAGCGGCGGgcccgtcgggggcgcgagacgaaacgccgcgaggttagcgcgcgccgcgaggctgaTCGACGCGTTTCTGCTCTCTCACCCGTTGTTCAGTTTATACGTGGGAGTGGCGGAGATGTGCAGGATCAAGGATCAATTGATGGCGGTCGAGCACGACTGGGAGATGTTCCAGCGGCTCAAGAAGCTGCgcatcgcgacggacgaggcgcgggagTTGGAGCTGGAGCGGGCGGTGGTGATGGAGGGGATGGAGGGGATGGACGGAGGCGCGGTCGgcgagacgacgccggggtctgagtcggagaagaagaagaagaagaaggcgtggtggcgacgacggccgaagatgaagaagaagggcgtcgccggtccCTCCGTTGGAGAGAGCGGCGGGGagtcggacgcgtcgctgaagaaccgcgcgggtgcgatTGAGCAGGCGAACCCGGTTTCGTCCCCTCTCGGCGCTCAATCAAAGCCGCCcaaatcgccgccgccgccgccgctcccgccgcgtcaCGTGCGCACCGTCTCCGTCGAGAGCAAcgtctcgcgcgggtcggacCTGACCGGCGGGTACACCACCGATGAGGATCGCGACGGGGTTCGAACCCCCGACCTCGGGTTCTCCCCGCACGCGTTTGACCGAccgtcctccgtcgcggagaccatcggcgaggcggagggaCCGGACGCGATGCACGACGGCGACTgggtcgagctcgcgagaCTCGACGACTTGCTCCGATCGGCGCAGGAGTTGTTCGACGCGCACCCGCCGACGTGTCTGTACGAGGACGTCGGGCTCATACCCCCGTCGGGCAGCGCGTGCACCATGTACCCGTACCCTTGGTGGTTCCACGGTTTCcacctcgaggacgtcgcgccggcggcgatgaacgcgctggacgagaaGGAGAAAAAACGTGACAAGGACGCCAAGAGGGATGGACAATGGCGTGGcggccgcgtgcgcgtggacAGGTCGTGgagggacgagctcgcgcacgagAGGCGAGGGGACATGGCTCGATCGCCGCTGCCGGCGGATATCGCGcggggaccgccgccgatcaCGGACGACTCCCTCGCGATCCAGTCCGCCACGTCAGCAGCTGcgccgcgtcatcgtcgcgtctACGCGGGCGACCGGCGGTGGGACAAGGCCCCGCCCGGTCTCCCCGAACGGATCCGAAACTTCATCGCCGAGGGCTCGTCCacgcgggtggcggcggcggtggtgttcCTCGCGATCGTGTGCGACTTGTATTCGACGCTGTACGTGAGCGACACGTGCGGgacgagcctcgccgccgccgcgcccatcaacggcggcgtctgCGTGGCTCGCGCGTACGAGACCATGCGAACGTACGTCTTCTTCGCGAGGTGCTACCACTGGACCGCGTGGTTCCTCGACCTGTTCACGGATCCCATCTTTGGACAGCTGTACGCGTTTGTCTtgcgggtggcggcggcgagggtggcgtgGGCGAGCGAGCTCGTTCCCgtgccgggcggcgcgaggcgggtgGTCCAGGCGCTCACGTCGGGGCTCGGACCGAGAACCGGGCCCGTCGCGCTGTAG
- a CDS encoding predicted protein encodes MGGDDWSFLDEEVARLERKGGKGGKGEGRRRRGGGGGGGGKRDATNEGRDAPFDEWSALDAELARIEGKGRSGRGETPARETHRREPPPPAHSHPPRQQREQREHQERQQQQQQQQQQQQQQQQLRRQSPPPPPAPKADDDEDPATRAAKMAERAARFANDASTRAEHAASNAASLKSRLGPPTPAPSNAKPNRHRGDEEHGARAAAKATGADAVTEDTARHAGHALVGTCESMCPDAERVDRERNGEIELFERVDPASPSSSSAQLCVKKFTRVVDNPSPSSIRTRTALDKTCAHLYGLLGGRCDYPDGEVSLLRRSNFLWDRLRSVRQDMGLQGLTAGGWAAARLEEMARFAIAAEYLLCENVATIHEPDGHNSHLHIEQLGKTLTTLAAVYADEGKNGEKESFPNRAEMTCYSLLLRMDDHGPFRNSASTFLAVLRAAPSDVQRSPEVQFALDARRAYAAVNAPAFFALVRSKRCSYLQACLLHKYFDALRYKALELANCVMNKSPLPMDAVAAEVLFEDSAAHAAEKCEACGLLVEREGESLWLRVKEAAFAEPGVEKAARRRRERWVERKAPAIKSANMFRWQALITGKVGR; translated from the coding sequence atgggcggcgacgactggAGCTTCCTTGATGAGGAGGTGGCGAGGCTGGAGAGGAAGGGCGGGAAGGGCGGGAagggcgaggggcggcggcggcgcggcggcggcggcggcggaggaggcaagcgcgacgcgacgaacgaaGGCCGAGACGCTCCGTTCGATGAGTGgtccgcgctggacgcggagctcgcgcgcatAGAGGGCAAGGGGAGGAGCGGGCGAGGCGAGACGCCCGCACGCGAGACGCATCGACGGgaaccgcctccgcccgcgcaTTCCCATCCCCCGCGGCAGCAGCGGGAACAGCGGGAGCATCAGGAGCGGcaacagcagcagcagcagcagcagcagcagcagcagcagcagcagcagctaCGACGACAatctcctccgccaccgcccgcgcccaaggcggacgacgacgaggaccccgcgacgcgcgcggctaagatggcggagcgcgcggcgaggtttgCGAACGATGCGTCCACTCGCGCGGAACACGCCGCGAGtaacgcggcgtcgctcaaGTCCCGCCTCGGCCCTCCAACCCCGGCCCCATCCAACGCCAAACCCaatcgccatcgcggcgacgaagaacacggagcccgcgccgccgcgaaggcgaccggcgcggacgccgtcaccgAGGACACCGCGCGTCACGCGGGTCACGCGTTGGTGGGGACGTGCGAGTCCATgtgccccgacgccgagcgcgtggaCCGCGAGCGCAACGGCGAGATCGAGCtcttcgagcgcgtcgacccggcgtcgccttcgtcgtcgagcgcacagctgtgcgtcaAGAAGTTCACCCGCGTGGTGGATaatccgtcgccgtcgtcgataCGAACGCGAACCGCGCTGGACAAGACGTGCGCGCACCTGTACGGGCTGCTGGGCGGACGGTGCGACTACCCGGACGGGGAGGTTTCGCTTCTCAGGCGGTCCAACTTTCTGTGGGACCGCCTGCGGTCGGTGCGACAGGACATGGGGCTCCAGGGGTTGACGGCGGGGGGGTGGGCCGCGGCTAGGCTGGAGGAGATGGCGCGgttcgccatcgcggcggagtaCCTGCTCTGCGAGAACGTCGCCACGATCCACGAACCGGACGGCCACAACAGCCACCTGCACATAGAGCAGCTCGGCAAGACGCTcaccaccctcgccgccgtgtaCGCAGACGAGGGAAAAAACGGCGAAAAAGAGTCTTTCCCGAACAGGGCCGAGATGACGTGCTActcgctgctgctgcgcaTGGACGATCACGGGCCGTTCCGCAACTCCGCGTCCACGTTCCTCGCCGTGTtacgcgccgccccgagcgACGTGCAGCGCTCGCCCGAGGTGCAGTTCGCCCTggacgcgaggcgagcgtacgccgccgtcaacgcGCCCGCCTTTTTCGCGCTGGTTCGGAGCAAACGGTGCTCGTACCTCCAGGCGTGTCTGCTGCACAAGTACTTCGACGCGCTGCGGTACAAGGCGCTGGAGTTGGCAAACTGCGTGATGAACAAGTCTCCGCTGCCGATGGATgccgtggcggcggaggtgctgTTCGAAGAttcggcggcgcacgcggcggagaagtgCGAGGCTTGCGGGTTGCTCGTGGAGAGGGAGGGCGAATCTCTTTGGCTGCGcgtgaaggaggcggcgttcgcggagcCGGgggtggagaaggcggcgaggcgacgacgcgagcgatggGTGGAGCGCAAGGCCCCGGCCATCAAGAGCGCGAACATGTTCAGGTGGCAGGCGTTGATCACCGGTAAGGTGGGCCGATGA
- a CDS encoding predicted protein produces the protein MAAKEEELDEEQLLAREEAMKAEEALMADLRRKAAEMDATRMREQQLSKVSRRRVQHHWLKIMRQVKAEELLRDVEVLSQAHEHLCDRKDAEIEQLARELDIAEEQHRASLRSHTAQLDALANLQHRLVRHLDDEFRRNLRSLTREFQNERDGVDATHRKRRDEMLELIDAMERQHAESNARAQNDFETAREEIKNRNGEEYNALRLTLEQSIDALEKALNDAHVEYVDETGSRSESFKELTAKDADAAATMAKRSRRIDRMQTQLAHLRRRHAATEAEWAERNETLRKEKESMQKHYRELTKKMKDSRATERSRLQALVEASAEASKAVDAKIARAEKILKLAEMARKLETEEEKIDPFNDANEGVAGTFEHGRGSLSSWGSLPAFPNEPVDEYEYMNRFFDRYNKVFLDTRAVDGERERLAEENADLRDVLKRYLDGVSVNDEIVRESLPGGQGNTLMVVNERTEVLRRQKARLERERAAEREMAALRMQDTARLEVTGRSDVQAEEAREVEVMVRSY, from the exons ATGGCGGCGAaagaggaggagctcgacgaggagcagCTCCTCGCCCGGGAGGAAGCCATGAAAGCTGAGGAGGCCTTGATGGCGGACCTGCGACGCAAggccgcggagatggacgcgacgcggatgcGCGAGCAGCAGCTCTCAAAGGTGAGCCGCCGCAGGGTCCAGCACCACTGGCTCAAGATCATGCGCCAGGTCAAAGCGGAAGAGCTGCTCAGAGACGTCGAGGTGCTGTCGCAGGCGCACGAACACCTCTGCGACCGGAAGGATGCGGAGATCGAGCAgctggcgcgcgagctcgacatcgccgaggagcagcaccgcgcctccctccgcTCGCACACCGCGCAGttggacgccctcgccaacctcCAGCACCGCCTGGTCCGCCAcctggacgacgagttcCGCCGCAACCTCCGATCGTTGACGAGAGAATTCCAaaacgagcgcgacggcgtcgacgccacgCACCGAAAGAGGCGCGACGAGATgctcgagctcatcgacgccATGGAACGCCAACACGCGGAATcgaacgcacgcgcgcaGAACGACTTCGAGACGGCCCGCGAGGAGATCAAAAACAGGAACGGCGAAGAGTACAACGCGCTCCGGCTCACGCTGGAGCAATCCAtcgacgcgctggagaaggcgctgaacgacgcgcacgtcgagtACGTCGACGAGACGGGTTCGAGGTCCGAATCGTTCAAAGAGCTCACCGCtaaggacgccgacgccgccgcgacgatggcgaagcGTTCGCGACGCATCGATCGCATGCAAACGCAGCTGGCGCACTTGAGAAGGCGGCACGCGGCGACTGAGGCTGAGTGGGCGGAACGCAACGAGACGCTGCGAAAGGAAAAGGAGTCGATGCAAAAGCACTACCGCGAGCTGACGAAGAAGATGAAGgactcgagggcgacggaaCGTTCGAGGTTACAAGCTTTAGtggaggcgtccgcggaggcttccaaggcggtggacgcgaagatcgcgagggcggagaaGATCTTGAAACTCGCCGAGATGGCTCGGAAActggagacggaggaggagaagatcGACCCGTTCAAC gacgcgaacgaaggcgtcgccgggACGTTCGAGCACGGCCGCGGTTCGCTGTCATCGTGGGGTTCGCTGCCCGCATTTCCGAACGAACCCGTGGATGAGTACGAGTACATGAACAGGTTCTTCGACAGGTACAACAAGGTATTCCTGGAcacccgcgcggtggacggcgaacgcgagaggctcgccgaggagaacgCCGACCTGCGCGATGTTCTGAAGCGGTACCTGGACGGCGTCAGCGTCAACGACGAGATCGTGAGGGAATCTTTGCCGGGCGGCCAGGGCAACACGTTGATGGTGGTGAACGAGCGCACCGAGGTGCTGCGGAGGCAGAAGGCTcggctggagcgcgagcgcgcggcggagcgggagatggcggcgctgCGTATGCAGGACACCGCGAGGTTGGAGGTGACCGGGCGAAGCGACGTtcaggcggaggaggcgcgggaggttGAGGTGATGGTTCGGTCCTACTGA